The following are from one region of the Ruficoccus sp. ZRK36 genome:
- the xylA gene encoding xylose isomerase, which produces MNKHFSCEKIRYEGPTSKNPLAFKHYDADALIDGKPMKEHLRFAGAYWHVMRNALSDPFGVGTAHMPWDDGSDSVENALRRVDVFFEFLDILGMEYYCWHDRDIAPELGDLSASNKALDAVVARLKEKQAETGVKLLWGTACLFNHPRYAQGASTSPDLNVYAYAAAQVKKAMECTKELDGRGYTFWGGREGYATLLNTDMKREMDHMAAFLHMAVDHAKKIGFDGPFYIEPKPREPTTHQYDSDAAACLNFLREYGLMDKFRLNIETNHATLAGHSMEHELTVAANAGMLGSIDANRGDPLIGWDTDQFPTDIYQTTQVMLVVLGMGGFTTGGLNFDAKRRRESHEPLDLIHAHIGGMDTFARGLKIADAIRRDGRLAEIVQQRYAGFGDELGKKIESGQCSFDELERFALANGEPALDSGRQEMLENLINEFI; this is translated from the coding sequence ATGAACAAGCATTTTAGCTGCGAAAAGATTCGCTACGAAGGCCCCACCTCAAAGAACCCGCTTGCCTTCAAGCACTACGACGCCGATGCGCTGATCGACGGTAAGCCGATGAAGGAGCACCTGCGCTTTGCCGGGGCGTACTGGCACGTCATGCGCAACGCTCTCTCCGATCCTTTCGGGGTGGGGACTGCGCACATGCCCTGGGACGATGGCTCGGACTCGGTGGAAAATGCTCTGCGCCGCGTCGATGTTTTTTTCGAGTTTCTGGACATCCTCGGGATGGAGTACTACTGCTGGCACGACCGCGACATCGCACCCGAGCTGGGCGACCTGTCTGCCTCGAACAAGGCGCTTGATGCCGTCGTCGCCCGCCTGAAGGAGAAGCAGGCGGAGACCGGAGTGAAACTCCTTTGGGGCACGGCCTGTCTCTTTAATCATCCGCGTTATGCGCAGGGTGCCTCGACCTCACCGGACCTGAATGTCTACGCCTACGCTGCCGCGCAGGTGAAGAAAGCGATGGAGTGCACGAAGGAACTCGACGGTCGCGGCTACACCTTCTGGGGAGGACGTGAAGGCTACGCCACGCTGTTGAACACCGACATGAAGCGTGAGATGGACCACATGGCGGCGTTCCTGCATATGGCTGTGGACCACGCGAAAAAGATCGGCTTTGACGGGCCGTTCTACATCGAGCCCAAGCCCCGCGAACCCACCACGCACCAGTATGACTCCGACGCGGCCGCCTGCCTGAACTTCCTGCGCGAGTACGGGCTCATGGATAAGTTCCGGCTCAACATCGAAACCAACCACGCCACCCTGGCCGGCCACAGCATGGAGCACGAGCTGACCGTCGCCGCAAACGCGGGCATGCTCGGCAGTATCGACGCCAACCGCGGCGACCCGCTCATCGGTTGGGACACGGACCAGTTCCCGACCGACATCTACCAGACCACACAGGTCATGCTCGTGGTTCTCGGGATGGGTGGCTTCACCACCGGTGGGCTGAACTTTGACGCCAAGCGCCGCCGCGAGTCCCACGAACCCCTCGACCTCATTCACGCGCACATCGGCGGCATGGACACCTTTGCTCGCGGGCTGAAGATCGCCGACGCCATCCGCCGCGATGGTCGCCTGGCAGAAATCGTCCAGCAGCGTTACGCTGGCTTCGGCGATGAGCTGGGTAAAAAGATCGAGTCCGGTCAGTGCAGCTTTGATGAGCTGGAGCGCTTTGCCCTCGCCAACGGAGAGCCTGCGCTTGATAGTGGGCGGCAGGAAATGCTGGAAAATCTCATCAACGAGTTTATCTGA
- a CDS encoding FGGY family carbohydrate kinase yields MPLSLGLDASTQSFSALVIDTDRGETVAEASVNFGKVLPQYGAPQGFMAGGAEGEVHADPCMWVDAFELLMEALGEACDLADIRAISGAGQQHGSVYLNDSWFDVIGTLRPCESLSEQLAPCLSRPTSPIWMDTSTGEECREIAQALGGAQRVCDKSGSVPIERFTGPQIRRFYKQDPEAYAATARIHLVSSFLCSVLCGADAPIDRGDGAGMNLLDIHRWEWDEHLLRATAPDLHPKLPSVVPGATVAGTVSNYFVKRFGFTAGTPVTVFSGDNPSSLVGMGASRPGKVVISLGTSDTFFAAMPEIVSDPQGCGHVFGNPMGGSMSLQCFINGSLAREAVRDRFGYDWDQFTQALEATPPGNNGQLMVPFFRPEISPRLTLDAPLLAGSEDFLNWKNADAAIRACVEGQFMNMKLRSDWMQVRPEVIYLTGGASRDTGLAQVVADIFQAQVERLAVSSSVAMGAAMRASVNSRGADLGMLEKTFCRPVESGTVNPAVDADAYAEPLREFTALLDSVAS; encoded by the coding sequence ATGCCTCTCTCTCTCGGCCTCGACGCCTCCACGCAGAGTTTCTCCGCACTGGTCATCGACACCGATCGCGGTGAGACCGTGGCGGAGGCATCTGTAAACTTCGGTAAGGTGCTGCCGCAGTACGGCGCGCCTCAGGGATTTATGGCCGGAGGCGCTGAGGGCGAGGTGCACGCCGACCCGTGCATGTGGGTGGACGCCTTCGAGCTGTTGATGGAGGCTCTGGGCGAAGCGTGTGATTTGGCGGACATACGGGCTATTTCCGGTGCGGGCCAGCAGCATGGCTCGGTCTACTTGAACGACAGCTGGTTCGACGTGATCGGCACGCTTCGCCCCTGTGAGTCCTTATCCGAGCAGCTCGCACCCTGCCTGTCCCGCCCAACCAGCCCGATCTGGATGGACACCTCGACGGGGGAGGAGTGTCGGGAGATTGCGCAGGCTCTCGGGGGCGCGCAGCGCGTTTGCGACAAGTCCGGCTCGGTCCCGATCGAGCGTTTCACCGGTCCGCAGATCCGGCGCTTTTACAAGCAAGATCCCGAAGCCTATGCGGCCACGGCTCGCATCCATCTGGTCAGCTCGTTCCTGTGCTCGGTCTTGTGCGGCGCGGATGCACCGATCGACCGTGGCGACGGGGCAGGCATGAACCTGCTGGATATCCACCGCTGGGAGTGGGACGAGCATCTCCTGCGCGCGACCGCCCCGGACTTGCACCCAAAGCTGCCGTCGGTTGTTCCGGGGGCAACGGTTGCCGGTACGGTTTCGAACTATTTCGTGAAGCGCTTCGGTTTTACTGCGGGGACGCCGGTCACGGTCTTCAGTGGGGACAATCCCAGCAGTCTGGTCGGGATGGGCGCCAGCCGCCCCGGTAAGGTGGTGATCTCGCTGGGTACGTCCGATACGTTTTTTGCCGCGATGCCGGAGATCGTGTCCGACCCGCAAGGCTGCGGGCATGTCTTTGGTAACCCGATGGGCGGCTCGATGTCGCTGCAGTGCTTTATCAACGGCTCACTGGCCCGAGAGGCGGTGCGCGATCGCTTCGGCTATGACTGGGACCAGTTTACACAGGCGCTGGAAGCGACTCCGCCGGGGAACAATGGACAGCTCATGGTCCCGTTTTTCCGGCCCGAGATCAGCCCACGCCTAACTCTGGATGCGCCCCTGCTGGCAGGCAGTGAGGATTTTCTGAATTGGAAAAACGCGGATGCAGCCATTCGCGCCTGCGTCGAGGGGCAGTTTATGAATATGAAGCTGCGCAGCGACTGGATGCAGGTGCGCCCGGAGGTTATTTACCTGACCGGAGGTGCTTCGAGGGATACCGGGCTGGCGCAGGTCGTGGCGGATATCTTTCAGGCGCAGGTGGAGCGGCTCGCTGTGAGTAGCTCTGTCGCGATGGGGGCGGCGATGCGGGCCTCTGTCAACAGCCGCGGTGCCGATCTGGGCATGCTGGAGAAGACGTTCTGCCGACCGGTAGAGTCGGGGACGGTCAACCCCGCCGTAGATGCCGATGCCTATGCCGAGCCTTTGCGTGAATTTACAGCACTGCTGGACTCCGTTGCCAGCTAG
- a CDS encoding YifB family Mg chelatase-like AAA ATPase produces MLAVVTSGALVGVEAQPVQVEVNAGEFGEAGVYLVGLPDAAVKESKDRVSSALANSGFRMPQTRTTINLAPGHLRKEGPCYDLPIALGLLAATNQLRPETLDGYLIAGEMSLSGALRPVRGGLAFGLLARKQKLKGVLLPAESAEEAVLAEGVSVYPVRSLDEAVRFLEGEHAITPMTTEQSAFYRRPDHAHTVDFSEIKGQQQVRRAVEIAVAGNHNLLMIGPPGSGKSMVAKRIPTIMPEPSLDEFLEILGIQSAAGVSLNGEGRCFQRPFRSPHHTISDVGLLGGGTHPGPGEISLAHHGVLFLDELPEFKRSALEVLRQPLEDGEVTISRSAAKITLPCSFMLVAAMNPCPCGYLSDPRRECRCSPTQIQRYRSRISGPLLDRIDLHIEAPAVSITEMRKGEPGESSAVIRERIVAARNTQRARFTDSPMTTSNARMSHRQIRAHCTVTPEQGDLLQRAMEELQLSARAYDRILKVTRTIADLAGSEKIETPHLLEAIQYRSLDRNLFY; encoded by the coding sequence ATGCTAGCCGTCGTTACTTCAGGGGCACTCGTGGGGGTGGAGGCTCAGCCGGTGCAGGTGGAGGTCAATGCCGGGGAGTTCGGCGAGGCGGGCGTGTATCTCGTGGGCCTGCCCGATGCCGCCGTCAAGGAGTCCAAGGACCGCGTCTCTTCGGCGCTGGCCAACAGCGGGTTTCGCATGCCGCAGACCCGCACCACGATCAACCTCGCCCCCGGCCACCTGCGCAAGGAAGGACCGTGCTACGACTTGCCGATCGCACTCGGGCTGCTGGCGGCGACGAACCAGCTTCGCCCCGAGACACTCGACGGGTATTTGATCGCGGGCGAAATGAGCCTGTCCGGAGCACTGCGTCCGGTGCGCGGTGGGCTGGCATTTGGCCTCTTGGCCCGCAAGCAGAAGCTCAAGGGCGTGCTCCTCCCCGCCGAATCGGCCGAAGAGGCGGTGCTCGCCGAAGGCGTCAGTGTGTACCCGGTGCGTTCGCTGGACGAGGCGGTACGTTTTCTGGAGGGCGAACACGCCATCACCCCGATGACGACCGAGCAGAGCGCCTTTTACCGTCGCCCCGACCACGCGCACACGGTGGACTTTTCCGAGATTAAGGGTCAACAGCAGGTCCGCCGCGCGGTCGAGATCGCCGTGGCCGGAAATCACAACCTCCTCATGATCGGACCGCCCGGCTCAGGAAAGAGCATGGTCGCCAAGCGCATCCCGACCATTATGCCGGAGCCGTCGCTGGACGAGTTTCTGGAAATCCTCGGCATCCAGTCCGCCGCTGGCGTCAGCCTCAACGGCGAAGGTCGCTGCTTCCAGCGCCCTTTTCGTTCACCTCACCACACGATCAGCGACGTGGGGCTGCTCGGCGGAGGCACACACCCCGGTCCCGGCGAAATTTCCCTCGCCCACCACGGGGTGCTCTTTCTCGACGAGTTGCCGGAGTTTAAGCGCTCGGCTCTCGAAGTGCTGCGCCAGCCGCTGGAGGACGGCGAGGTGACGATCTCACGCAGCGCGGCAAAGATCACCCTGCCCTGCTCCTTTATGCTGGTGGCGGCGATGAATCCCTGCCCCTGCGGCTACCTCTCCGACCCTCGCCGGGAGTGCCGCTGCTCGCCCACGCAGATCCAGCGCTACCGCAGCCGTATTTCCGGGCCACTACTGGATCGCATCGACCTGCACATTGAGGCCCCGGCGGTGTCCATCACCGAGATGCGCAAGGGTGAGCCCGGTGAAAGCTCGGCCGTCATCCGCGAGCGCATCGTAGCCGCCCGCAACACCCAACGCGCGCGCTTCACTGACAGCCCGATGACAACCAGTAACGCCCGTATGAGCCATCGACAGATCCGGGCCCACTGTACCGTGACCCCCGAGCAGGGCGACCTGCTCCAGCGCGCCATGGAGGAGCTTCAGCTCTCGGCCCGCGCTTATGACCGGATTTTAAAAGTCACCCGCACGATTGCCGACCTTGCTGGCTCGGAAAAAATCGAGACGCCCCACCTGCTGGAGGCCATCCAATACCGCAGCCTCGACCGCAACCTGTTTTATTAG
- a CDS encoding LamG-like jellyroll fold domain-containing protein, with protein sequence MGLKAFFGACLCLGAAAVQSEAGMVAHWDFNEGSGTTATDSVNSIEGTLQGEAAWVSGPDGYAIQMTNDATTQVYIGAPDVLDITGAVTVMAWLHPDGASNYGNIVGIDTYGGADNDQYILKTTVYTTSRLSFQVTSDSSSATATDTVSIEERAASDDDGWIHVAAVFTPGESIVLYVNGEVVATTSTDIETMQSALSEEAPFRIGNMTSSTTCGFNGAIGDVRVYDNAVSASAIAALVEARSTYADDFDADSSSSYTGVDSYNTGGSFSVDTGSGELSTMAASSNTYSVLINDGEHFLKPGQYFEAKSTAGVADSGPHQYAIVSNTAAQPGATEGFRFRRSPTLCIQGGDSPGSATTLASPSQSIGIAYRIARTSDTEFAFYYKVGSSWEYLDTYTLDGASEQMYVGVQSYAGTTTWDYLKIGNIADIEADATEADDGEYLFSFGAVADIQYKDVTVAGTRYYSASVVKLPVMVEDFNARDLTFVISLGDFIDADYSSFATMMDIWEDLTAPTYQVIGNHDMVSGSTLADIMTALGMTEAYYTFTYNGWRFIVMDGNDSGYGVHSDGQLAWAREQLDQALVDGEPVIIFDHFPIYPQNTAHISSQASELRSLIHDYPNIRAWINGHNHAGDYAEFEGIHCLTVHGMVETADTTAYAEVEIWSNRLEILGEGREPDRSLYFTEANTLAAPVALSAADGTTGISISWDTYAGTDATSYELQRRISGENTGYESIATLGISDTSYLDENVSSSSMYVYRLRAVTDGGDASDWVLTSYKLSNIPGQVTDLTATAGENNAIALTWTLDSTGYDSLILERSIAGTGEYELVTAELSGDSTSYTDTGLLPNTEYSYRIAGVAAGRQTDWSDAGTASSGSLPVLEGEAEGLVAYWPFDEGTGTSAVDATSNGSNGTLQGDAEWTAGVSGSAIQMKPDSATQVYVGAPSLLNITGAVTIMAWVHPDGVSNYGVIAGIDQSGGATNDQYVLKTTVSSTSMLTFQVSSGGTGYTATDTVSLPTRASQTANGWVHVAGVFTPGESVKLYVNGELITTTPVSIETLQSTLDSSTVPFRIGNMSSSSDYGFNGAIDELRVFAASVSAEDIATYAEGEAVVEFQGTLIAQGSTWSYLDDGSDQGSAWTAVDFDDSSWSSGAAQLGYGDGDETTIVSYGGNSSNKYPTTYFRQSFEIDEANLPLISQLNLNILRDDGAVVYINGVEVARDNMNYDSFDYQTYASGVVDGDSEDTFFAHIVDSSVLQAGTNVIAVEIHQQRSSSSDISFDLFLEAKSSADAEAIAAGSTWSYLDDGSDQGSAWTAIDFDDATWSTGVAQLGYGGNGEATTISYGNDANDKHITYYFRQSFEVETASDVAGLLFKVLRDDGVIVYLNGHEVVRDNMPAGAINSETYSSDIISGDDENTFYEFHVPAYYLIDGTNVVAAEIHNRDGTSSDLSFDLSLILMGELDENAATFTEDSLTADDANAKAGYSFSLASYVSNADDDALTYSILEGPDWLSVDENGNLTGTPGPDDIGTVTVIVSVSDDDGASTIEITLTVGSVAELARAPLPSINDEALSFGVIPDTQGGTNGTPPDEAAAIAARFIGHAPSFIIHCGDVTDGNSSNGNTKLSQLEDLKELLVNPLAEHGIGFYPVRGNHDSNAYNQVSSGVSAWAAAFPYLFEGDDPIVDPTDVPGGSVDSPNDSNFCYVYSPNDNVFMVSVDQWNGGASSNYSDWVAAKFKEIRESHPDAHIFGFSHSGLYALASHPAMSEFVTGGSEPYIAAGKQYQIDGWFSGHNHIYDRSMAVDLENGSKPYMFDFTCGSASEKFYSLSRTPADDQHVNAIVDSTATAGRPIAYLMVDVAGPFVQTVTYMSPDTSGSGTFDDWSVWDAYTYSRNGLQFTVAAGQNYNERDIADSAPDEDGFVGTRVAITDGVNSDTTSYTVGGTTFSVYRNITTGWLTREQWYDAGDANVVSDIVSIHGMTNDIDTNRSDAYTLTLSYDGDSLSDEQVASLYIAAFLDEDTSDDDEGGWYAAADQTAAGELAAEPLMRAATEEDELGAWGIDTDTQTVWVRLDYQGDFAVASTLTDSDGDGLVDAWEMDHFGTLAYDGTSDADGDGLTNLQEQAVGSSPLDSDSDNDLIDDATEVQNGLDPTTANSSITNSIASAIANSSDVQSAYGLYTADSLASLVGQSLIEVKSDKTISVELQLWESSDLEHWTPLGDSEAKTLSVGGSGAAFYIWQLGSSQE encoded by the coding sequence ATGGGACTCAAAGCATTCTTCGGAGCATGTCTGTGCTTGGGCGCTGCTGCTGTTCAGTCTGAGGCTGGCATGGTTGCGCACTGGGACTTTAATGAAGGCAGCGGCACGACCGCCACTGACTCTGTCAACTCTATCGAGGGCACCCTGCAGGGGGAAGCCGCTTGGGTTAGCGGACCGGATGGTTATGCGATCCAGATGACCAATGACGCCACAACGCAGGTCTATATCGGCGCGCCGGACGTGCTCGACATCACCGGGGCGGTGACGGTAATGGCCTGGCTCCACCCGGATGGTGCCAGCAACTACGGTAACATCGTGGGCATCGACACATATGGTGGTGCGGACAACGACCAGTATATTCTTAAGACAACAGTATACACAACCTCCCGTCTTTCGTTTCAGGTAACTTCGGATAGCTCTAGCGCAACGGCGACTGACACTGTTTCCATCGAGGAGCGTGCTGCGTCGGATGACGATGGTTGGATCCACGTCGCTGCGGTTTTCACTCCTGGTGAGTCGATCGTCCTGTACGTGAATGGTGAGGTCGTTGCTACCACGAGCACTGACATCGAGACTATGCAGAGCGCGCTGAGCGAGGAGGCTCCCTTTCGCATCGGTAACATGACCAGCAGCACCACCTGCGGTTTTAACGGTGCCATCGGCGATGTCCGTGTCTATGACAACGCGGTCAGTGCCAGCGCGATTGCAGCGCTGGTTGAAGCCCGGAGCACCTACGCCGATGATTTTGATGCCGACAGCAGTAGCAGCTATACCGGCGTGGATTCCTACAATACCGGTGGCTCCTTCTCAGTGGACACGGGTAGCGGCGAGCTCTCCACCATGGCAGCCTCTTCTAATACCTACTCGGTGCTGATCAATGATGGTGAGCACTTCCTCAAGCCCGGTCAGTACTTTGAAGCGAAATCGACTGCCGGTGTTGCCGATAGCGGCCCGCACCAGTATGCCATTGTTTCTAATACTGCTGCTCAGCCGGGCGCGACGGAAGGCTTCCGCTTCCGCCGCTCGCCAACCCTGTGCATTCAGGGTGGTGACTCTCCTGGCAGCGCCACCACGCTGGCTTCGCCGAGCCAGAGCATCGGGATTGCTTACCGCATTGCGCGCACGAGCGATACCGAGTTTGCCTTCTACTACAAAGTAGGCTCCAGCTGGGAGTATCTCGATACGTACACGCTGGATGGTGCCAGCGAGCAAATGTACGTCGGTGTGCAGAGCTATGCTGGCACAACGACCTGGGATTACCTCAAGATCGGTAACATCGCTGACATCGAAGCCGACGCGACTGAAGCTGACGATGGCGAGTACCTTTTCTCCTTTGGTGCGGTTGCCGACATCCAGTACAAAGATGTTACGGTCGCTGGTACCCGCTATTACAGCGCCTCGGTGGTTAAGCTCCCAGTCATGGTCGAGGACTTCAATGCGCGCGACCTGACCTTTGTGATCAGTCTCGGGGACTTCATCGACGCCGACTATAGCAGCTTCGCCACGATGATGGATATCTGGGAAGACCTTACGGCCCCCACTTATCAAGTCATTGGTAACCACGACATGGTCTCCGGCTCTACGCTGGCTGATATTATGACGGCGTTGGGCATGACTGAGGCGTACTACACCTTTACCTACAACGGCTGGCGTTTCATCGTCATGGACGGTAACGACAGTGGCTACGGCGTTCACTCCGACGGGCAGCTCGCCTGGGCGCGTGAGCAGCTCGACCAGGCCCTCGTTGATGGCGAGCCTGTTATCATTTTTGATCACTTCCCGATCTATCCCCAGAACACGGCCCACATCAGCAGCCAGGCTTCGGAGCTGCGCAGCCTGATCCATGATTATCCCAACATCCGCGCGTGGATTAACGGCCACAACCACGCCGGGGATTACGCCGAGTTCGAGGGTATCCACTGTCTGACAGTACATGGTATGGTCGAGACGGCGGACACCACTGCCTATGCCGAAGTTGAGATCTGGAGCAACCGTCTCGAAATCCTCGGTGAAGGACGCGAGCCGGACCGCTCTCTCTATTTTACGGAGGCGAATACGCTGGCAGCTCCGGTAGCGCTGAGTGCTGCCGACGGCACGACCGGCATCAGCATCAGCTGGGATACCTACGCCGGAACCGATGCCACTAGCTACGAGCTGCAGCGCCGCATCTCCGGTGAAAACACCGGCTACGAGAGCATCGCCACCCTGGGGATCTCGGACACGAGCTATCTCGATGAGAATGTCTCGAGCAGCTCGATGTATGTTTATCGTCTGCGTGCCGTCACCGACGGGGGCGATGCCTCCGACTGGGTGCTCACGAGCTATAAGTTGAGCAACATCCCCGGTCAGGTCACGGACCTCACCGCGACCGCCGGCGAAAACAATGCAATCGCCCTGACCTGGACGCTCGATAGCACCGGCTACGACAGCCTTATTCTTGAGCGCAGCATTGCCGGGACTGGCGAGTACGAGCTTGTTACCGCCGAGCTTTCCGGGGATTCCACCAGCTACACCGACACCGGCCTCCTCCCCAACACCGAGTACTCCTACCGTATCGCCGGGGTCGCTGCAGGCCGCCAGACCGACTGGTCCGACGCTGGCACAGCCAGCTCCGGCAGCCTGCCGGTTCTCGAGGGCGAGGCCGAGGGCCTCGTCGCCTACTGGCCCTTTGATGAGGGCACCGGCACATCCGCGGTTGATGCCACCAGTAACGGCTCCAACGGTACGCTCCAGGGCGACGCCGAGTGGACAGCGGGTGTGAGCGGCTCCGCCATCCAGATGAAACCTGACAGCGCGACTCAAGTTTATGTGGGTGCGCCCAGCCTTCTCAACATCACCGGCGCGGTCACGATTATGGCCTGGGTTCACCCGGACGGCGTCAGTAACTACGGCGTCATTGCTGGTATCGACCAGTCCGGTGGGGCGACGAATGACCAGTACGTCCTCAAGACGACCGTCTCCAGCACCTCCATGCTGACCTTCCAGGTTTCCTCAGGTGGGACTGGCTACACCGCCACTGACACCGTCTCGCTCCCCACCCGGGCTTCCCAGACGGCAAACGGTTGGGTGCATGTCGCCGGGGTCTTCACACCGGGTGAGAGTGTGAAGCTCTACGTCAACGGTGAGCTGATCACCACTACGCCGGTCAGCATCGAGACGCTTCAGAGCACACTTGATAGCAGTACTGTTCCCTTCCGCATCGGTAATATGAGCAGCAGCTCTGACTATGGCTTCAACGGTGCTATCGACGAGTTGCGCGTGTTCGCAGCCAGCGTCTCGGCCGAGGACATTGCCACCTATGCTGAGGGAGAGGCTGTTGTCGAGTTTCAGGGTACGCTTATTGCGCAGGGCTCGACCTGGTCTTATCTTGACGATGGTTCGGATCAGGGGTCGGCCTGGACGGCGGTTGATTTCGACGACTCCTCCTGGAGCAGTGGTGCCGCCCAGCTCGGTTATGGCGACGGCGACGAGACGACGATTGTTAGCTATGGTGGCAACTCTTCGAACAAGTACCCGACGACGTACTTCCGCCAGAGCTTTGAGATCGACGAGGCGAACCTCCCGCTGATCTCGCAACTCAATCTGAATATCCTGCGTGATGACGGCGCGGTCGTCTACATCAACGGAGTTGAAGTCGCCCGCGATAACATGAACTACGACTCCTTTGACTACCAGACCTACGCCTCGGGTGTGGTTGACGGTGACAGCGAGGACACCTTCTTCGCGCACATCGTCGACTCCAGCGTCCTGCAGGCTGGTACAAACGTGATCGCGGTTGAAATTCACCAGCAGCGGTCCAGCAGCTCGGACATCAGCTTCGACCTCTTCCTGGAGGCCAAGAGCAGTGCCGATGCCGAGGCTATCGCCGCCGGCTCGACGTGGTCTTATCTCGATGATGGCTCGGATCAGGGCTCGGCCTGGACAGCGATTGATTTCGACGACGCCACCTGGAGCACGGGAGTCGCCCAGCTCGGCTACGGCGGTAATGGTGAAGCCACTACGATCAGCTACGGCAATGACGCCAACGACAAGCACATCACCTACTACTTCCGTCAAAGCTTTGAAGTCGAAACTGCCAGCGATGTGGCTGGCCTGCTCTTCAAGGTGCTGCGTGATGACGGCGTTATCGTTTACCTCAACGGCCATGAGGTCGTCCGCGACAACATGCCCGCGGGGGCGATCAATTCTGAGACGTACTCCTCGGATATCATCTCGGGTGATGACGAAAACACCTTCTATGAGTTCCATGTCCCTGCCTACTACCTGATAGACGGGACCAACGTGGTGGCCGCCGAGATTCATAATCGTGACGGCACCAGCTCGGACCTCAGCTTCGACCTCTCCCTTATCCTTATGGGTGAGCTCGACGAAAACGCCGCTACCTTCACAGAGGACAGTCTGACGGCTGACGATGCTAATGCGAAGGCCGGCTATAGCTTCAGTCTCGCTTCGTACGTGAGCAACGCTGACGACGACGCTTTGACTTACAGCATCCTTGAGGGCCCGGACTGGCTTTCGGTCGACGAAAACGGTAACCTGACCGGTACGCCCGGCCCGGATGATATCGGTACGGTGACGGTGATCGTCTCGGTCAGCGATGACGATGGGGCCAGCACGATTGAGATCACGCTTACGGTCGGTTCCGTGGCCGAGCTCGCCCGTGCGCCCTTACCGAGCATCAACGACGAGGCTCTGAGCTTTGGGGTCATCCCGGATACACAGGGTGGGACCAACGGTACGCCGCCGGATGAGGCTGCCGCCATCGCTGCGCGCTTTATCGGGCACGCTCCGTCCTTCATCATTCACTGCGGCGACGTTACCGACGGTAACAGCTCGAACGGAAACACGAAGCTTTCCCAGCTTGAGGACCTCAAGGAGCTGCTGGTGAATCCGCTGGCCGAGCATGGAATCGGCTTCTACCCGGTGCGTGGTAATCACGACTCCAATGCCTACAACCAGGTCTCCAGCGGTGTCTCTGCCTGGGCGGCGGCCTTCCCGTACCTCTTTGAGGGAGACGACCCGATCGTGGACCCCACAGATGTTCCGGGGGGCAGCGTGGACTCGCCAAACGACAGCAACTTCTGCTACGTCTACTCGCCCAACGACAATGTATTCATGGTCTCGGTGGACCAGTGGAATGGCGGGGCCTCGAGTAACTACTCGGACTGGGTGGCCGCGAAGTTCAAGGAAATCCGCGAGTCTCACCCTGATGCGCATATCTTCGGCTTCTCGCACTCCGGGCTCTACGCTCTGGCGTCGCACCCGGCGATGTCCGAGTTTGTGACCGGTGGTTCCGAGCCCTATATTGCAGCGGGTAAACAGTACCAGATCGACGGTTGGTTCAGCGGACACAACCACATCTACGACCGCTCGATGGCGGTGGATCTGGAGAATGGCAGCAAGCCTTACATGTTCGACTTTACCTGCGGCTCGGCCTCGGAGAAGTTCTACTCGCTCAGCCGTACGCCGGCCGACGACCAGCATGTCAACGCGATCGTAGACAGTACCGCTACGGCGGGTCGTCCCATCGCCTACCTGATGGTCGATGTCGCCGGGCCCTTCGTCCAGACAGTCACCTATATGTCCCCGGATACGAGTGGCAGCGGTACCTTTGACGATTGGTCGGTGTGGGATGCCTACACCTACTCACGCAACGGTCTGCAGTTCACCGTGGCCGCCGGACAGAACTACAACGAGCGCGACATCGCCGACTCCGCTCCGGATGAGGATGGCTTTGTCGGTACCCGCGTCGCCATCACTGATGGCGTCAACTCCGACACCACCTCCTACACGGTTGGCGGCACGACCTTCTCTGTGTATCGAAACATCACTACAGGATGGTTGACGCGCGAGCAGTGGTACGATGCCGGTGATGCGAACGTGGTCTCCGATATCGTGAGCATCCACGGGATGACCAACGACATCGACACGAACCGCTCCGATGCCTACACGCTGACGCTCAGCTATGATGGTGACAGCCTCTCCGATGAACAGGTCGCCAGCCTCTACATCGCGGCCTTCCTCGACGAGGACACCTCCGACGATGACGAGGGTGGGTGGTACGCAGCCGCCGACCAGACCGCCGCCGGAGAGCTCGCCGCAGAGCCGCTCATGCGCGCGGCCACTGAGGAGGACGAGCTCGGCGCCTGGGGCATCGACACGGACACGCAGACCGTCTGGGTGCGCTTGGACTACCAGGGTGACTTCGCCGTGGCCTCCACGCTGACGGACTCTGATGGTGACGGCCTGGTTGACGCCTGGGAAATGGATCACTTCGGCACGCTCGCCTACGATGGCACCTCCGATGCCGATGGTGACGGCCTGACTAACCTCCAGGAGCAGGCCGTCGGTAGCTCGCCACTGGACTCCGACAGCGACAACGACCTCATCGACGATGCCACCGAAGTCCAAAACGGGCTGGACCCGACGACTGCCAACTCCTCGATCACAAACAGTATCGCCAGCGCCATCGCGAACAGTTCTGATGTCCAGTCCGCCTACGGGCTGTACACCGCCGACAGCCTCGCTTCGCTCGTCGGCCAGAGCTTGATCGAAGTCAAATCCGACAAGACGATCAGCGTCGAGTTGCAGCTATGGGAGAGCTCGGATCTGGAACACTGGACACCGCTCGGCGACTCCGAAGCAAAGACGCTCTCGGTCGGAGGATCCGGTGCGGCCTTCTACATCTGGCAGCTGGGCTCCTCCCAGGAATAG